In a single window of the Amycolatopsis sp. cg5 genome:
- a CDS encoding RNA polymerase sigma factor, producing MSSDAAVIEASLGEPGRFAAIFDRHGPHIHRYLARRLGREAADDLVGDTFLIAFDKRGKYDLARPDARPWLYGIATNLVSQYWRDQGKQARLRLVTGPEPVQDGHADRVAEQVTAEAMGDVLTQALNTLSEGDRDVLVLIATEGLAYDEVAAALDIPVGTVRSRMFRARKKVRASLGLTTSEEISQHG from the coding sequence TTGAGCTCAGACGCAGCGGTGATCGAGGCGTCGCTAGGCGAACCAGGCCGGTTCGCGGCGATCTTCGACCGCCACGGTCCCCACATACATCGCTATCTCGCACGACGGCTCGGCAGAGAGGCAGCCGACGACCTCGTCGGCGACACCTTCCTGATCGCCTTCGACAAACGCGGGAAATACGACCTGGCGCGGCCGGACGCCCGGCCGTGGCTGTACGGCATCGCGACCAACCTGGTCAGTCAATACTGGCGCGACCAGGGCAAACAGGCACGGCTGCGACTGGTCACCGGACCGGAGCCGGTCCAGGACGGGCACGCCGACCGCGTCGCCGAGCAGGTGACCGCCGAGGCGATGGGCGACGTGCTCACCCAGGCGCTGAACACGCTGTCCGAAGGCGACCGCGACGTGCTCGTGCTCATCGCCACCGAAGGACTGGCCTACGACGAGGTCGCGGCCGCGCTCGACATTCCGGTCGGGACGGTCCGGTCACGGATGTTCCGCGCCCGCAAGAAGGTCCGCGCCTCGCTCGGCTTGACGACTTCCGAGGAGATTTCCCAGCATGGATGA
- a CDS encoding CU044_5270 family protein, producing MDELQLLKEAGDKTPLVTLAELAPARARLDAVMGAAPAVAPRSQRKRLLWGGAGVVGLAAAITAVIAVAPVDEVAPQAVADPVRVLTEAAASALLAPDVEPRPDQLIYTKTQNPGSVRETWLSVDGEHDGLVKQSQGDFPLPGCINGKAQVVKGDEPLPGQFEKCKPSPSYLRDLPTDPDEMLAYLLKNHSGADGDVNALGKDVASLANERYLRPAARAALFRAAAKVPGLSVVENAKDGIGRLGIGITWPTPAGSTKDAKPTILVFDPKTGVYLGSRGTAVVTRAIVDKIGDHP from the coding sequence ATGGATGAGCTGCAGTTGCTGAAAGAAGCGGGAGACAAGACCCCGCTCGTCACGCTGGCGGAACTGGCGCCGGCGCGTGCGCGGCTCGACGCCGTGATGGGTGCCGCGCCCGCCGTCGCGCCGAGGTCGCAGCGCAAGCGCCTGCTCTGGGGCGGTGCCGGGGTGGTCGGGCTCGCCGCGGCCATCACCGCGGTGATCGCGGTCGCGCCCGTCGACGAAGTGGCGCCGCAGGCAGTCGCCGATCCCGTGCGGGTACTGACCGAGGCGGCCGCCTCGGCGCTGCTCGCGCCCGACGTGGAGCCCCGGCCGGACCAGTTGATCTACACCAAGACGCAGAATCCCGGCAGTGTGCGGGAGACGTGGCTTTCCGTCGACGGTGAGCACGACGGGCTGGTGAAGCAGTCCCAAGGCGACTTCCCGCTGCCTGGCTGCATCAACGGGAAGGCCCAGGTGGTCAAGGGCGACGAGCCGCTGCCGGGGCAGTTCGAGAAGTGCAAGCCGTCACCGTCCTACTTGCGGGACCTGCCGACTGACCCCGACGAGATGCTCGCTTACCTGCTTAAGAACCACAGCGGTGCCGATGGTGACGTCAACGCGCTGGGCAAGGATGTCGCGTCGCTCGCCAACGAGAGGTACCTCCGCCCGGCCGCCCGCGCCGCGCTGTTCCGCGCCGCGGCCAAGGTGCCGGGTTTGTCGGTGGTGGAGAACGCGAAGGACGGGATCGGCAGGCTGGGTATCGGTATCACCTGGCCGACGCCGGCGGGATCCACGAAGGACGCCAAGCCGACGATTCTGGTCTTCGATCCCAAAACCGGGGTGTACCTGGGCAGCCGAGGCACCGCGGTGGTGACGCGCGCGATCGTCGACAAGATCGGAGACCACCCCTGA
- a CDS encoding TetR/AcrR family transcriptional regulator, whose translation MGARGPYAPGVARREELIQAALQVFATKGYEAVSLRELAAQVGISHTGLRHHFASKEELLMAVLRYRDEQALEPEKTDGVTGMDWLRASEQVVAHNVRQPHLVQLFATLSTAAVEPSHPAHAYFVKRYAQAREMAAEHVRAAQAAGQIGADVNPELVSQLFLATMDGLQIQWLLDPEAVDMTAAYGQFLSRFIEALSATVSPSAESRFTRSVGEE comes from the coding sequence ATGGGGGCTCGGGGACCGTACGCGCCGGGGGTCGCGCGGCGGGAGGAACTCATCCAGGCGGCGCTCCAGGTCTTCGCCACCAAGGGCTACGAAGCCGTTTCGCTGCGGGAACTCGCCGCGCAGGTCGGGATTTCGCATACCGGGCTCCGTCATCACTTCGCCTCGAAAGAGGAGTTGCTGATGGCGGTGCTCCGGTACCGCGACGAGCAGGCGCTCGAACCCGAAAAGACCGACGGCGTCACCGGAATGGACTGGTTGCGCGCCAGCGAGCAGGTCGTGGCGCACAACGTCCGCCAGCCACATCTGGTCCAGCTTTTCGCGACCTTGTCGACCGCGGCGGTCGAACCTTCGCATCCCGCGCACGCGTATTTCGTCAAGCGGTACGCCCAGGCAAGGGAAATGGCGGCGGAACACGTGCGCGCCGCCCAAGCCGCCGGCCAGATCGGCGCCGACGTCAACCCGGAACTGGTCTCGCAGCTGTTCTTGGCGACCATGGACGGCCTGCAGATCCAGTGGCTGCTGGACCCGGAGGCCGTCGACATGACCGCGGCTTACGGACAGTTCCTGTCGCGGTTCATCGAGGCGCTTTCCGCCACCGTCTCACCGTCCGCGGAAAGTCGCTTTACCCGGTCCGTCGGTGAGGAATGA
- a CDS encoding enoyl-CoA hydratase/isomerase family protein produces MQRESSGLAVLTIDAPPLNLYTAELQDRFAEAIGELEADSPRALLVRAEGKIVSGGVDVSLFDAQGSPAEAKVLLDQMLSIPDRIAALEFPTVFAAHGLCLTWAFEVAVACDIILASERAKFGLVERVVGLTPTMGGTQRLAARAGVGRAKEFVMTGGTYDAATLERWNVVNRVLPVEDFDAACRAFIEDLAAGPTKAHAATKKVLAHYENGGVAEANAHVTTIASALFDTEDLRGAVKSFLTDGPGKATFRGR; encoded by the coding sequence GTGCAACGGGAAAGCTCCGGCCTCGCCGTGCTGACCATCGACGCTCCCCCGCTGAACCTCTACACCGCCGAGCTCCAGGATCGCTTCGCCGAGGCGATCGGCGAACTCGAAGCCGACAGCCCGCGCGCGCTGCTCGTCCGCGCCGAGGGCAAGATCGTCAGTGGTGGCGTGGACGTGTCGCTCTTCGACGCGCAGGGCAGCCCCGCCGAGGCGAAGGTCCTGCTGGACCAGATGCTGTCCATTCCGGACCGGATCGCCGCACTGGAGTTCCCGACGGTCTTCGCCGCGCACGGCCTGTGCCTGACGTGGGCGTTCGAAGTGGCCGTCGCCTGCGACATCATCCTGGCCTCGGAGCGCGCCAAATTCGGTCTGGTGGAACGGGTTGTCGGCCTGACGCCGACCATGGGCGGCACCCAGCGGCTCGCCGCGCGTGCGGGTGTCGGGCGCGCTAAAGAGTTCGTGATGACCGGCGGGACCTACGACGCCGCGACGCTCGAACGCTGGAACGTCGTCAACCGGGTGCTGCCTGTCGAAGACTTCGACGCCGCGTGCCGCGCGTTCATCGAGGACTTGGCCGCCGGGCCCACCAAGGCGCACGCCGCGACGAAGAAGGTGCTCGCGCACTACGAAAACGGCGGCGTCGCGGAGGCGAACGCCCACGTCACCACGATCGCCTCGGCATTGTTCGACACCGAGGATCTGCGCGGCGCGGTCAAATCATTCCTCACCGACGGACCGGGTAAAGCGACTTTCCGCGGACGGTGA
- a CDS encoding PaaX family transcriptional regulator C-terminal domain-containing protein: MAEAATDAMVGARSRTTEQKGAAPRPTVSRRREVSHASARSLLMTVLGEFVLPRDKPVWTSILVDVLGLLEVEEKSARQALARSSAEGWVVSERVGRRVRWSLTPPGRRLLTEGAERIYGFGNETRGWDGSWLMLIVSVPESKRDLRHRLRTRLTWAGFGSPVSGVWVSPDITRQREAQQIVHELGLDTQAMSFTSHYGEVGEQETMVARSWDLTELKDRYEDFIDKFTGLNPAGGEAVLRAQTRLVHEWRRFPFLDPQLPSDLLPSNWSGLKAAELFHKTHVDWRPEAQQHWDALVDAEEQD, translated from the coding sequence ATGGCGGAGGCCGCCACCGACGCCATGGTCGGAGCTCGGTCGCGCACGACCGAGCAGAAGGGCGCCGCACCGCGGCCGACCGTTTCCCGCCGCCGGGAGGTGAGCCACGCCAGCGCGCGCTCCCTGCTGATGACGGTGCTGGGCGAATTCGTGCTGCCGAGAGACAAGCCGGTCTGGACTTCGATACTGGTGGACGTGCTCGGCCTGCTCGAGGTCGAGGAGAAGTCCGCGCGCCAGGCGCTCGCGCGCTCGTCGGCCGAGGGCTGGGTCGTCTCGGAGCGCGTCGGCCGCCGGGTCCGCTGGTCCCTGACGCCGCCGGGGCGCCGCCTGCTGACCGAGGGCGCCGAGCGGATCTACGGTTTCGGCAACGAGACCCGCGGCTGGGACGGCAGCTGGCTGATGCTGATCGTGTCGGTGCCCGAGTCGAAGCGCGACCTGCGTCATCGCCTGCGCACCCGGCTGACCTGGGCCGGCTTCGGCTCGCCGGTGTCCGGGGTCTGGGTGAGCCCGGACATCACGCGCCAGCGCGAGGCGCAGCAGATCGTGCACGAGCTCGGCCTGGACACCCAGGCGATGTCGTTCACCTCGCACTACGGCGAGGTCGGCGAGCAGGAGACCATGGTCGCGCGCTCGTGGGACCTGACCGAGCTCAAGGACCGGTACGAGGACTTCATCGACAAGTTCACCGGCCTCAACCCGGCGGGCGGCGAGGCGGTGCTACGCGCGCAGACCCGGCTCGTGCACGAATGGCGCCGGTTCCCGTTCCTGGACCCGCAGCTGCCGTCGGATCTGCTGCCGTCGAACTGGAGCGGGCTGAAGGCCGCCGAGCTGTTCCACAAGACCCACGTCGACTGGCGGCCGGAGGCCCAGCAACACTGGGACGCGCTGGTGGACGCGGAAGAACAGGACTGA
- a CDS encoding diguanylate cyclase, whose translation MTVISSAPQLLRVVLYCAVSVSAFVAVFCGCVRNRPAAKLPWVLLGLGQIVYATADTSFYVAHYLLDDLAFPALADVFYLGHYPLVVAGLVVLIRSRTPGWDLPAVLDAAMLAVVGGMLSWLYLIAPQATSAAPMLVKVASVGYPMMDLAMFAVALRLVLGQGRRPVAFSLLSLSLLSFVVADTVYVVQQVNGTYSAGNFLDAIWLSGNLLLGASALHPTMGKVAEPVPFGAPVPGPWRITALCTAVLIAPATVLIENARGAHSGIPVVACACAVLFLLTIARLAGLVSQQRKLAITDALTGLRTRRHFEAQMVPELARARRAGGSVAVLIADVDHFKSVNDRYGHPVGDEVLIEIGKRLREAIRPGDHLARYGGEEFAILIRDAGPDDPAVIAERLRQQVADRPIVVSGDVWIGATISVGTASYPLHGNTPGELFGAADRALYSAKAQGRDRVVLADLSGHPPVDQHAERSLTLDLEKVADEVDGWLSNHEHSKVVGYWSGLVATGMGLAPEVAGRVELAGRLHDIGKVLVPQEVWTKEKPLTDEEWLLVRQHPEFGCRLAKTVAGLDDVAEIIRQHHERFDGTGYPGGLAGAHIRIEARILAVCDSWAAMLADRPYQKALTEDGAVRELLSGRGTQFDPDVVATFLTLHRHRRLGPLPLLDPAGKTPAGRA comes from the coding sequence GTGACCGTCATTTCTTCCGCCCCGCAACTATTGCGGGTCGTCCTCTACTGCGCGGTCAGCGTCTCGGCGTTCGTCGCCGTGTTCTGCGGGTGCGTCCGTAACCGGCCGGCCGCCAAGCTGCCCTGGGTGCTGCTCGGGCTCGGCCAGATCGTCTACGCGACCGCCGACACGAGTTTCTACGTCGCGCACTACCTGCTCGACGACCTCGCTTTCCCAGCGCTGGCCGATGTCTTCTACCTGGGCCATTATCCGCTGGTGGTGGCCGGTCTGGTCGTCCTGATCCGCTCGCGCACCCCGGGCTGGGACCTGCCTGCCGTGCTCGACGCCGCGATGCTCGCTGTCGTCGGCGGCATGCTGTCGTGGCTTTACCTCATCGCGCCGCAGGCGACCAGCGCGGCGCCGATGCTGGTGAAGGTGGCCTCGGTCGGGTATCCGATGATGGACCTCGCCATGTTCGCGGTGGCGCTGCGTCTTGTACTCGGTCAAGGTCGTCGACCCGTCGCCTTTTCACTGCTGTCCCTGAGTTTGCTGTCCTTCGTCGTCGCCGACACCGTCTATGTGGTCCAGCAGGTCAACGGCACCTATTCGGCAGGCAATTTCCTCGACGCCATTTGGCTTTCCGGGAACCTGCTGCTAGGTGCGTCCGCATTGCACCCGACCATGGGCAAGGTCGCCGAACCGGTGCCGTTCGGCGCGCCGGTGCCTGGACCGTGGCGCATCACCGCCTTGTGCACCGCCGTTCTCATCGCGCCCGCCACGGTGCTCATCGAGAATGCCCGCGGTGCGCATTCCGGTATTCCCGTGGTCGCTTGTGCTTGCGCGGTGTTGTTTCTGCTCACGATCGCGCGATTGGCCGGGCTCGTTTCCCAGCAACGCAAACTGGCGATCACCGACGCCTTGACCGGGTTGCGCACACGCCGTCACTTCGAAGCGCAAATGGTCCCCGAACTCGCCAGGGCGCGCCGCGCGGGCGGGTCCGTCGCCGTGCTGATCGCCGACGTCGACCATTTCAAGTCGGTCAACGACCGGTACGGCCATCCTGTCGGCGACGAAGTGCTGATCGAAATCGGGAAGCGGCTGCGGGAGGCCATCCGGCCCGGTGACCATCTCGCTCGCTACGGCGGCGAAGAATTCGCGATCCTGATCCGCGACGCCGGCCCCGACGACCCGGCGGTCATCGCCGAGCGGCTGCGTCAGCAGGTCGCCGACCGTCCGATCGTCGTCTCCGGCGACGTGTGGATCGGCGCGACCATCTCGGTCGGCACGGCGAGCTACCCGCTGCACGGCAACACGCCCGGTGAACTGTTCGGCGCCGCGGACCGCGCGCTCTACTCGGCCAAGGCACAGGGCCGCGACCGGGTCGTGCTCGCCGACCTGAGCGGGCACCCACCGGTCGACCAGCACGCCGAGCGGTCGCTGACGCTCGATCTGGAGAAGGTCGCCGACGAGGTCGACGGCTGGCTGTCCAACCACGAGCACAGCAAGGTCGTCGGCTACTGGTCCGGGCTGGTCGCGACCGGGATGGGCCTCGCGCCCGAGGTCGCGGGCCGGGTGGAGCTGGCCGGGCGGCTGCACGACATCGGCAAGGTGCTCGTGCCGCAGGAGGTCTGGACGAAGGAAAAGCCGCTGACCGACGAGGAGTGGCTGCTCGTGCGGCAGCACCCGGAGTTCGGCTGCAGGCTGGCGAAGACCGTCGCCGGGCTCGATGACGTCGCCGAGATCATCCGGCAGCACCATGAGCGGTTCGACGGGACGGGGTATCCGGGCGGGCTGGCCGGGGCGCACATCCGGATCGAGGCGCGGATCTTGGCGGTGTGCGACTCGTGGGCGGCGATGCTGGCGGATCGGCCGTATCAGAAGGCGTTGACCGAGGACGGGGCCGTGCGTGAGCTGCTGAGCGGCCGGGGCACGCAGTTCGATCCTGATGTGGTCGCGACGTTCCTGACTCTGCACCGGCACCGCAGGCTGGGGCCGCTGCCCCTGCTCGACCCGGCTGGCAAGACGCCGGCCGGGCGAGCCTGA
- a CDS encoding transcriptional regulator gives MLDAVHQELAPKESENRLVDLIASGEAPRSVFRLIAAEESRIVPSDQRSFLHLAARASEPGAREFFAGLGAGEGLALEKLKALAAVTGLDDKALSEYRPLAGCQAYPSFMAWMALNGKPADVVVALNANFAAFGTYCATIAKAMREHYGFDDEACGFFDFFGAPIPGADEQAATIVQAGIDRNEATDEAWTYARLFQDYELQFWNTIADEAK, from the coding sequence TTGCTTGACGCAGTCCACCAAGAGTTGGCACCGAAGGAGAGCGAAAACCGCCTGGTCGACCTGATCGCGAGCGGCGAGGCCCCGCGCTCGGTGTTCCGGCTGATCGCGGCCGAGGAAAGCCGCATCGTGCCCAGCGACCAGCGCAGCTTCCTGCACCTGGCGGCGCGGGCGAGCGAGCCGGGTGCTCGCGAGTTCTTCGCCGGGCTCGGCGCTGGCGAAGGCCTCGCGCTCGAGAAGCTGAAGGCACTGGCCGCCGTGACGGGACTCGACGACAAGGCGCTCAGCGAGTACCGCCCGCTGGCGGGTTGCCAGGCGTACCCGTCGTTCATGGCGTGGATGGCGCTCAACGGCAAGCCGGCCGACGTCGTCGTCGCGCTCAACGCGAACTTCGCCGCCTTCGGCACTTACTGCGCGACCATCGCGAAGGCGATGCGTGAGCACTACGGCTTCGACGACGAGGCCTGCGGGTTCTTCGACTTCTTCGGCGCGCCGATCCCCGGCGCGGACGAGCAGGCCGCGACCATCGTCCAGGCCGGGATCGACCGCAACGAGGCGACCGACGAGGCGTGGACGTACGCGCGCCTCTTCCAGGACTACGAACTGCAGTTCTGGAACACGATCGCCGACGAAGCCAAGTAA
- a CDS encoding NADAR family protein codes for MPELGSVEDLATTQNRPKFLYFWGHQGQAVSKSCLSQWWPADFTVDGHTYATAEHYMMTAKALLFDDPVTADKIRNASHPNEAKTLGRQITGFDERVWTEHRQDIVVTGNLAKFGQNAEIKTFLLNTGDRVLVEASPLDRIWGIGLAEDDERAADPDRWLGLNLLGFALMEVRERLR; via the coding sequence ATGCCCGAGCTCGGATCAGTCGAAGACCTAGCCACAACTCAAAATCGCCCCAAGTTCCTCTACTTCTGGGGTCACCAAGGCCAAGCCGTCAGCAAGTCGTGCCTGAGCCAATGGTGGCCTGCCGACTTCACCGTCGACGGCCACACCTACGCGACGGCCGAGCACTACATGATGACCGCCAAGGCCTTGCTCTTCGACGACCCGGTGACCGCGGACAAGATCAGGAACGCGAGCCACCCCAACGAGGCCAAAACCCTGGGTCGGCAGATCACCGGATTCGACGAGCGAGTCTGGACCGAGCACCGCCAAGACATCGTGGTCACCGGGAACCTCGCCAAATTCGGACAGAACGCCGAAATCAAGACGTTCCTTCTGAACACCGGTGACCGAGTGCTCGTCGAGGCATCGCCCCTTGACCGAATCTGGGGCATAGGCCTCGCCGAGGACGACGAACGCGCCGCCGATCCGGACCGTTGGCTCGGCCTGAACCTGCTCGGCTTCGCGCTCATGGAGGTCCGCGAGCGGCTTCGCTAG
- a CDS encoding DUF222 domain-containing protein — protein sequence MDFTEMSTSERMDLLNAVDNARATLDAAYLRAVNAVVDAVGDTKAAADLIAVERKSTSSRAGKDIAFAHTLAAKHPETFTALTSGELDWLRAGIIDRACSGLSAENARAVDATIHPHACTLSPGRLWALLRKAILHVDPEGEAKRRAIAKQGRRVSMRTEPDGMATQFWHDSDENILAVQDRIDTIARELKREDDPRSMNELRADILRDLLLGKYSSKTIAHVYVTGNASTILGLDNLPGTLRGYGAITADQLREIAHGLQATWTGVLTDDGGYPKKMAEKKYRPSAALKEFVQLRDNTCTFPACDRLANKTDYDHLKPWNRNGPTNSDNGNCECRRHHRAKHSGQWKVEIGADGEAIWTSAITRRSYTKSREPLVPVMASGPITEDPRS from the coding sequence GTGGACTTCACTGAAATGTCCACCTCGGAACGAATGGACCTCCTGAACGCGGTCGACAACGCCCGCGCAACCCTCGACGCCGCCTACCTTCGCGCGGTCAACGCAGTGGTCGACGCCGTGGGCGACACCAAGGCGGCCGCCGACCTCATCGCGGTCGAGCGCAAGTCCACGTCATCACGAGCGGGCAAGGACATCGCCTTCGCGCACACATTGGCGGCAAAACATCCCGAGACCTTCACCGCGCTGACCTCCGGAGAACTCGACTGGCTGCGCGCCGGCATCATCGACCGGGCCTGCTCAGGCCTGTCCGCGGAGAACGCTCGCGCGGTGGACGCGACAATCCATCCCCACGCCTGCACCTTGTCCCCCGGGCGGCTCTGGGCGTTGCTACGCAAGGCGATCCTGCACGTCGACCCCGAAGGCGAAGCCAAGCGCCGTGCGATCGCCAAGCAAGGCCGCCGGGTTTCGATGCGGACCGAGCCCGACGGGATGGCGACGCAGTTCTGGCACGACTCAGACGAAAACATCCTGGCGGTCCAGGACCGTATCGACACCATCGCCCGCGAGCTCAAACGCGAAGACGACCCACGCTCGATGAACGAGCTCCGCGCCGACATCCTGCGAGATCTGTTGCTGGGCAAGTACTCCAGCAAAACGATCGCCCACGTCTACGTCACAGGCAACGCCTCGACCATCCTCGGCCTCGACAACCTCCCTGGCACACTCCGCGGCTACGGCGCCATCACCGCCGACCAACTCCGCGAAATCGCCCACGGCCTGCAGGCCACCTGGACCGGCGTCCTCACCGACGACGGCGGCTACCCCAAGAAAATGGCCGAGAAAAAGTACCGCCCCAGCGCGGCACTCAAGGAATTCGTCCAACTCCGCGACAACACCTGCACCTTCCCGGCCTGCGACCGACTCGCCAACAAAACCGACTACGACCACCTGAAGCCGTGGAACCGCAACGGCCCCACCAACAGCGACAACGGCAACTGCGAATGCCGCCGGCACCACCGGGCCAAGCACTCCGGCCAATGGAAGGTCGAGATCGGAGCCGACGGCGAGGCCATCTGGACTTCAGCGATCACCCGGCGCAGCTACACGAAGAGCCGCGAGCCGCTGGTTCCCGTCATGGCAAGCGGGCCGATCACCGAGGACCCGCGGTCGTGA